From a region of the Candidatus Zixiibacteriota bacterium genome:
- a CDS encoding response regulator, translating to MADQKKILVVDDEPDMVEWLTTFLEDNGFTAISAFSGAEGFAKAKSEHPDLITLDVSMADESGLKALRNFQETKETSGIPIIMVTGVSTDVKVFIKRNKHIMMPAGFMEKPVDRDELLKKVQELVK from the coding sequence ATGGCTGACCAGAAGAAAATACTCGTCGTTGACGACGAGCCGGATATGGTCGAGTGGTTGACTACATTCCTGGAAGATAACGGTTTCACAGCTATTTCAGCCTTCAGCGGTGCCGAAGGCTTCGCAAAAGCCAAATCCGAACATCCTGATCTGATTACTCTTGATGTTTCGATGGCCGACGAATCCGGCCTGAAGGCTCTAAGGAACTTTCAGGAGACCAAAGAGACATCGGGTATCCCTATTATTATGGTAACCGGCGTTTCGACCGATGTGAAGGTCTTCATCAAGCGAAACAAACATATTATGATGCCTGCCGGTTTCATGGAAAAGCCGGTTGATAGAGACGAACTGCTCAAGAAAGTCCAGGAGTTAGTTAAATAG